AGGAGATTTCTCTTTGCCTGGAGCATATCTGCGCTCAAAAGGGTTGAATCGGATTGGTAATTTATTGGTCCCGAATGACAACTATTGCAAATTTGAGGACTGGATTATTCCTATCTTTGATCAGATGTTGGGGGAACAAAATAATgaggtattttatttttgaacttcTCTGCTCAATGCATTAGATAATTTACATAGTTTTGTTTTTGTGGAACGCCTGGAGTCACATTATTTATGTGTTGTATTACTTCTAATTCATGTCAATTTTGTGCTAaccaaaatcaaactaaactatAACTTTTAGCACGATTGAATGACAAACCTTTTATGTAGCAGGTTCTTTTTTTAGATTTCACTTGTAACCTTTTTCctgacccttttttttttgcagaatgTGTTGTGGACACCATCTAAGTTAATAGCTCGATtgggaaaagaaataaaaaatgaaagctcTTACCTTTACTGGGCATACAAGGCAAGAATGAAACCAACCTTAGATTTATAGTAAATTATGCTATTCCCTTTAATCTGTTTCTGATTTGTATCTTTATCATAGTTTCTTTTCTCATTATTCTACTGTTGTTGTGCATATTTCTTGTGGCATTTATATAGTATATACAAAATGCTATGTCGTCATTTGTCTCAATCTTAAGATTTACTGAACAGTTTGGATTTCAGAATACAGTTTACAATATAATATTGATAACATTTCTTAAGATATTTTCCAGAACAACATTCCAGTTTTCTGTCCGGGCTTAACTGATGGCTCATTGGGGGACATGCTGTACTTCCATTCCTTCCGCAATCCTGGTCTGATTGTGGACATAGTGCAAGGTTTTTTCTGCTTTCTTTCTACTTTTTACTGCatgtataattttgaaaaatcaagAACCATAGCTAAATAATTAGCGATACAACAGATATAAGGGCAATGAACGGTGAAGCAGTACATGCAAGTCCCAGGAAGACCGGAATGATAATTTTAGGAGGTGGCCTTCCAAAACATCACATTTGCAATGCCAATATGATGCGCAATGGTGCAGACTATGCTGTTTTTATCAATACTGCACAAGAATATGATGGGAGTGATTCTGGAGCTCGTCCAGATGAAGCTGTTTCATGGGGAAAGATACGAGACTCTGCTCAGACTGTTAAGGTACATCCTATGCAAACTTTCACAACTGGTTTCCTTGTCATAGTTCTTTAACTTTTGCCATGCATACTGTTGTTTTTGCTTAAGGAtcatgagtttttttattacataattGTAGCCATGCTGTAAGGATGGGCTTAGGGAGACCCAAAATATTCTTATAATACCAGCAATTATATGAAAGTTACATTTGATGGGCTTCTTATAAAACCagcaattaataaatatttgataactcAACCACTCTACTGATACACATGAAATATAAAATGGTACCAAACACCCAGCAATACATATAACCCTTAAATGTCTTTTTGTTACATTAAATCAGGTACACTGTGATGCAACAATAGCATTTCCTCTGCTGGTTGCTGAAACGTTTGCTTCAAGAGTGAAACCTCACCATTGATGAAGGTTAAAGATGAATTTACTCTGAAGTTCATTTTAATTGTGTGTGTTTGAGGATCTTGATGGACAAGTTCGGCATTGGTGTTCAATTTGACTATCATTTGATTCCTAAGCTCCTCTTAGCAGTGGAGACCTTTTTGACCATTCAAAGGTAATCCATTAATCCTGTCAGTGAGGAAGTCAGGAATTATAGATGTGAGGATCATTGTACTAATATCTTTAGGGAAAATAAGGCTAAGAAAACTAACTGATCATATAtggcatttttaatattttccaaCTGATGGCTGCATTTCATGTTGGTAAAAAGTTTTAATTACTAATTCCTTTCTGTGAATTATAGCAGTTTGTTACCGTTGCATCCCGAAGTCTAGTTTAAATAACGCTTGCTTTTATTTCCAAATTGATTGaatgatgatttttttggtACGGTGATAAGGAGtttgaaactaaaattttacGTGCAAACTAGCTTAAACCGATGTTATGAAAACTGGTATGGTCACTCACCTGGTCAAAACAATGAATCAATTATCGAAACGATGGACTTCTAGTTGATCCAATTTGactcgatatatatatataatactcatTCTCAGAAGCTATTAGCCTATTACTATCAATAAAAGTGACTACAAGAAGAATAAATAGTGAACTAAGTGGAAAAAATAAAGAGCAAAAATAAtatacta
This region of Glycine max cultivar Williams 82 chromosome 7, Glycine_max_v4.0, whole genome shotgun sequence genomic DNA includes:
- the LOC100305453 gene encoding deoxyhypusine synthase isoform X1; the encoded protein is MVDVVVTTTGGIEEDLIKCLAPTYKGDFSLPGAYLRSKGLNRIGNLLVPNDNYCKFEDWIIPIFDQMLGEQNNENVLWTPSKLIARLGKEIKNESSYLYWAYKNNIPVFCPGLTDGSLGDMLYFHSFRNPGLIVDIVQDIRAMNGEAVHASPRKTGMIILGGGLPKHHICNANMMRNGADYAVFINTAQEYDGSDSGARPDEAVSWGKIRDSAQTVKVHCDATIAFPLLVAETFASRVKPHH
- the LOC100305453 gene encoding deoxyhypusine synthase isoform 2 (isoform 2 is encoded by transcript variant 2), with amino-acid sequence MAQTLKLKTRLSLFCGEKKRETDRTMGEAKGKEEEVLASVHSTVFKESESLDGKCVKIEGYDFNRGVNYPLLLSSMVTTGFQASNLGDAIQVVNQMLDWRLVDEPVAEDCSDQERDLEYRKSVTCKVFLGFTSNLISSGVRDTVRFLLQHRMVDVVVTTTGGIEEDLIKCLAPTYKGDFSLPGAYLRSKGLNRIGNLLVPNDNYCKFEDWIIPIFDQMLGEQNNENVLWTPSKLIARLGKEIKNESSYLYWAYKNNIPVFCPGLTDGSLGDMLYFHSFRNPGLIVDIVQDIRAMNGEAVHASPRKTGMIILGGGLPKHHICNANMMRNGADYAVFINTAQEYDGSDSGARPDEAVSWGKIRDSAQTVKVHPMQTFTTGFLVIVL
- the LOC100305453 gene encoding deoxyhypusine synthase isoform 1 (isoform 1 is encoded by transcript variant 1) — protein: MAQTLKLKTRLSLFCGEKKRETDRTMGEAKGKEEEVLASVHSTVFKESESLDGKCVKIEGYDFNRGVNYPLLLSSMVTTGFQASNLGDAIQVVNQMLDWRLVDEPVAEDCSDQERDLEYRKSVTCKVFLGFTSNLISSGVRDTVRFLLQHRMVDVVVTTTGGIEEDLIKCLAPTYKGDFSLPGAYLRSKGLNRIGNLLVPNDNYCKFEDWIIPIFDQMLGEQNNENVLWTPSKLIARLGKEIKNESSYLYWAYKNNIPVFCPGLTDGSLGDMLYFHSFRNPGLIVDIVQDIRAMNGEAVHASPRKTGMIILGGGLPKHHICNANMMRNGADYAVFINTAQEYDGSDSGARPDEAVSWGKIRDSAQTVKVHCDATIAFPLLVAETFASRVKPHH